The following coding sequences lie in one Rutidosis leptorrhynchoides isolate AG116_Rl617_1_P2 chromosome 6, CSIRO_AGI_Rlap_v1, whole genome shotgun sequence genomic window:
- the LOC139851489 gene encoding ABC transporter F family member 4, whose protein sequence is MGKKKTDEGVEKSKQTTKDGKKEKQSVSALLASMDQKPDKTKKVATSSSRNPKPKAAPKIQSYADIDLPPSDDEDDIEYMSEEGENQTGVKKPSRKERASDKNLEIAITDKDIKKREKKDMMVAQAIELAKQEALKDDHDAFTVVIGSRASVLEGQDDADANVKDITVENFSVSARGKELLKNASVKISHGKRYGLVGPNGMGKSTLLKLLAWRKIPVPKNIDVLLVEQEIIGDDRSAIEAVVSANEELVKLRKEVAALQEVSETVGENGDQVDDGADNAEKLTELYEKLNLMGSDAAEAQASKILAGLGFTKAMQDRATRSFSGGWRMRISLARALFIQPTLLLLDEPTNHLDLRAVLWLEEYLIRWKKTLVVVSHDRDFLNSVCNEIIHLHDLKLHLYRGNFDDFESGYEQRRKEMNKKFETYDKQVKAAKRAGNQKQQEKVKEKAKFAVKEAKKKSKGKIDEDEEVPEAPQKWRDYTVEFHFPEPTELTPPLLQLLDVSFSYPEREDFRLSKVDVGIDMGTRVAIVGPNGAGKSTLLNLLAGDLNPTQGEVRRSQKLRIGRYSQHFVDLLTMGETPVQYLLRLHPDQEGFSKQEAVRAKLGKFGLPSHNHLTPIAKLSGGQKARVVFTSISMSRPHILLLDEPTNHLDMQSIDALADALDEFTGGVVLVSHDSRLISRVCDDEEKSALWIVDKGSVDVYPDSFEDYKEELLKEIRAEVDD, encoded by the coding sequence ATGGGAAAGAAGAAAACAGACGAGGGCGTTGAAAAGAGCAAACAAACTACTAAAGACGGAAAGAAAGAGAAGCAATCGGTCTCAGCCCTGCTAGCCAGTATGGACCAAAAACCGGATAAGACAAAGAAGGTCGCAACTTCCTCAAGTCGTAACCCTAAGCCAAAAGCAGCTCCGAAAATACAGTCTTATGCGGATATTGATCTTCCTCCTTCAGATGATGAGGATGACATAGAGTATATGTCTGAAGAGGGTGAAAACCAAACAGGAGTTAAAAAGCCAAGTAGGAAAGAGAGGGCTAGCGATAAGAATCTTGAAATAGCTATAACTGATAAGGATATAAAGAAACGAGAAAAAAAGGACATGATGGTTGCCCAAGCGATTGAGCTTGCAAAGCAGGAGGCTTTGAAAGATGACCATGATGCATTTACGGTTGTGATCGGTAGTCGGGCTTCAGTACTAGAGGGTCAAGATGATGCTGATGCAAATGTGAAAGATATCACAGTTGAAAATTTTTCAGTTTCAGCACGTGGGAAAGAGTTGTTGAAGAATGCATCGGTGAAGATCTCTCATGGTAAAAGGTATGGTTTGGTGGGACCTAATGGGATGGGGAAGTCTACATTGTTAAAGCTTCTTGCTTGGAGGAAAATTCCTGTTCCTAAAAACATTGATGTTCTTTTGGTGGAACAAGAAATAATTGGTGATGACAGGTCAGCAATAGAAGCTGTTGTGTCAGCAAATGAGGAACTTGTTAAGTTAAGAAAAGAGGTTGCAGCATTGCAAGAAGTTTCTGAAACAGTGGGCGAAAATGGTGATCAAGTTGATGATGGTGCTGATAATGCAGAGAAACTTACTGAATTGTATGAAAAATTGAACTTAATGGGTTCAGATGCTGCTGAAGCACAAGCTTCCAAGATTCTTGCTGGTTTAGGGTTTACTAAAGCTATGCAAGATCGTGCTACACGATCGTTTAGTGGTGGTTGGAGGATGAGAATATCATTGGCTCGAGCCCTTTTTATTCAACCGACTCTGTTATTACTTGATGAACCGACCAATCATCTTGATCTTAGAGCTGTTTTATGGTTAGAAGAATACTTAATCAGATGGAAGAAAACTCTTGTTGTTGTGTCACATGATCGAGACTTTTTGAATAGTGTCTGCAATGAAATAATTCATCTTCATGATTTGAAGCTTCATTTGTATCGAGGAAATTTTGATGATTTTGAAAGTGGGTATGAGCAACGGCGTAAAGAAATGAATAAGAAGTTTGAAACGTATGATAAGCAGGTGAAAGCTGCAAAGAGGGCTGGGAACCAGAAACAACAAGAAAAGGTTAAAGAAAAGGCGAAATTTGCTGTTAAAGAAGCCAAGAAAAAGTCGAAAgggaaaattgatgaagatgaggaGGTACCCGAGGCCCCACAAAAATGGAGAGATTATACGGTTGAGTTTCATTTTCCCGAGCCTACTGAATTGACACCACCATTGTTACAGCTGCTTGACGTGAGTTTTAGTTATCCAGAACGAGAGGATTTCAGGTTATCTAAAGTAGATGTAGGAATTGATATGGGTACACGTGTTGCCATTGTGGGGCCCAATGGCGCTGGAAAATCTACGTTACTGAACCTTTTAGCTGGAGACTTGAACCCAACCCAGGGTGAAGTAAGAAGGAGCCAAAAGTTGAGAATTGGAAGATATTCACAACATTTTGTTGACTTGTTGACCATGGGTGAAACACCGGTTCAGTATCTTTTACGTCTTCATCCAGACCAAGAGGGTTTTAGTAAGCAAGAAGCGGTTCGGGCTAAACTTGGGAAATTTGGGCTTCCCAGCCATAATCATTTGACACCGATTGCTAAACTATCTGGAGGGCAAAAAGCGCGTGTTGTTTTCACTTCGATTTCAATGTCTAGGCCACATATTTTACTACTGGATGAGCCAACTAATCATTTGGATATGCAGAGTATTGATGCACTTGCTGATGCTTTAGATGAGTTTACTGGTGGCGTTGTTCTTGTTAGTCATGACTCGAGGCTGATATCACGTGTTTGTGATGATGAAGAGAAGAGTGCATTATGGATTGTGGATAAGGGAAGTGTTGATGTGTACCCTGATAGCTTTGAGGATTATAAGGAGGAGCTACTGAAGGAAATCAGAGCCGAAGTTGACGATTGA
- the LOC139852945 gene encoding uncharacterized protein, with product MDATNTNREESRIRITANSNVMRNGQISPPMFPSVPALNGAASYLAETTSYLTSCFPIPSDDASESSVVQNDVTRKEHTEPLLSSNAPPVRDEITRHLEEDRSQSNSALVQSDQTSPSGISMFQGLIERVRKTVHGSSDDIGWLQRAPDMPSTEDGTERFNNILDNIRHGVHVLPNSMVYLLVPGLFSNHGPLYFTSTKATFSKMGLTCHIAKIHSEASVEKNAREIKEYIEEVYWGSKKRVLLLGHSKGGVDAAAALSMYWPELRDKVAGLALAQSPYGGSPIASDIMREGQIGDYFNVRKLMEILITKVIKGDLQSLEDLTYEKRREFLKKHHLPKELPVVSFHTEATISPTVLATLSRVAHAELPTFSPLSENSTATVLPVVVPLGATLAACAQLLQTRYGEKSDGLVTCRDAEVPGSVVVHPKRKLDHAWMVYSSINDDPLEPDASQVCEALLTLVMEVGLRKKHYLSVKEE from the exons ATGGATGCTACAAACACCAATAGGGAAGAATCAAGGATTCGTATTACG GCAAATAGCAATGTCATGAGGAATGGCCAGATAAGTCCACCCATGTTTCCATCAGTACCAGCATTAAATGGAGCTGCATCATATCTTGCTGAGACAACTTCATATCTGACTAGCTGTTTCCCTATTCCGTCTG ACGATGCATCTGAAAGCTCTGTTGTGCAGAACGACGTGACAAGGAAAGAACATACAGAACCTTTGCTAAGTAGTAATGCGCCACCTGTTCGTGATGAAATAACAAGGCATTTAGAAGAAGATCGGTCTCAAAGTAATAGTGCACTCGTGCAATCTGATCAGACCAGTCCAAGTGGGATCTCCATGTTTCAAGG GCTTATTGAGCGTGTTCGGAAGACCGTTCATGGGTCATCTGATGACATTGGATGGCTACAACGTGCTCCGGATATGCCTTCTACTGAGGATGGCACGGAACGATTTAATAATATCCTTGACAATATCAG ACACGGTGTACACGTGTTGCCGAACTCAATGGTTTATCTCTTGGTTCCAG GTCTTTTTAGCAATCATGGACCACTTTATTTTACATCTACAAAAGCAACCTTCTCAAAAATGGGATTAACATGTCACATTGCAAAGATTCATAGtgag GCATCAGTTGAAAAGAATGCGAGAGAAATAAAAGAGTATATTGAAGAGGTTTATTGGGGATCCAAGAAGCGTGTTCTGCTTTTGGGCCATAGTAAAGGGGGAGTCGATGCAGCTGCTGCTTTATCAATGTATTGGCCCGAATTGAGAGATAAAGTTGCGGGCCTGGCTTTAGCACAGAGCCCATATGGTGGCAGCCCCATAGCTTCTGATATTATGAGAGAAGGCCAGATTGGGGACTATTTTAATGTTCGAAAACTGATGGAAATCTTGATCACTAAAGTGATAAAG GGTGACCTGCAATCACTTGAAGATTTAACTTACGAAAAGCGAAGGGAATTCTTGAAGAAACATCACTTGCCTAAGGAACTACCTGTAGTTTCCTTTCATACAGAAGCCACCATTTCTCCAACGGTTTTAGCGACACTTTCGCGTGTCGCGCATGCCGAGCTTCCAACGTTTTCACCTTTATCCGAAAATTCAACAGCAACTGTACTACCTGTTGTGGTCCCACTTGGTGCTACATTGGCAGCCTGTGCTCAGTTGCTACAAACCAGATACGGTGAGAAGAGTGACGGGCTCGTGACGTGTCGGGATGCAGAGGTCCCGGGTTCGGTTGTAGTGCACCCTAAGCGAAAGTTGGACCATGCTTGGATGGTTTACTCTTCAATAAACGATGACCCGTTAGAGCCGGATGCGTCTCAGGTGTGTGAGGCTTTGTTGACTTTGGTCATGGAAGTTGGACTCAGGAAGAAGCATTATCTTAGTGTTAAAGAGGAATGA